The genomic window CGCTTAAATTTAAGGGAAACAAATAATTAAAAATCCCCCTAAGGTTAAAACAGATTTATTTTTTCATCTGTCTACCTTAAGGGGAGCATATCAATTACGCTTGAATTTCTTATATGATCTTACAACGGAATATTACCGTGTTTTTTCTTAGGACGTTCTTCTTTTTTCTTTCTCATCATTTCTAATGCTTGAATTAGTTTAATACGAGTATCTCTTGGTTCAATTACATCGTCCACCATACCACGAGCAGCTGCAACATATGGGTTGGCAAATTTTTCACGATATTCTTCAATTTTTTGGGCTCTTGTTTCCTCAGGATTTTCACTTTTTGCGATCTCTTTTGCAAAAATAATATTCGCAGCTCCTTGAGGTCCCATTACGGCAATTTCCGCATTTGGCCATGAGTATACTAGATCTGCTCCAATTGATTTACTATTTAAAGCAACATAAGCTCCGCCATAGGCCTTTCTTAAAATAACAGTAATCTTAGGAACAGTCGCTTCTGAATAAGCGTATAAAATTTTAGCACCGTGACGAATAATTCCACCATGTTCTTGTTTTATACCAGGGAAGAATCCAGTAACATCTTCAAACGTAATAATCGGAATATTAAAGGAGTCACAGAAACGTATAAAGCGAGAGGCTTTATCAGATGAATCAATGTCTAAGCCCCCAGCCATAAATTTCGGCTGATTACATACAAGACCTACAACTTCACCCTTAATACGTGCCAAGCCGATGACAACGTTTTTAGCAAACTCTTTTTGAATTTCTAAAAACGAACCTTCATCTACCACTTGTTGAACCACCTTACGAACATCATATGGTCTAACAGCATCGAAAGGAACAACGTCGGCGATATCTGGGCGATCATCTTCTCCTTCTTCTGCAATTATCGGCGGCAGTTCTTCATTATTTTGTGGTAAATAACTTAATAATAAGCGAACATGTTCAAGCACCTCTTCCTCACTACTTCCACGGAAGTGGGCATTACCACTTACTGAGTTATGTACTTTTGATCCACCTAAATCTTCTGAAGAAATTTTTTCACCTGTAACCGTCTCAATAACTTTTGGACCTGTAATAAACATTTGGCTTGTTTTGTCAACCATGAAAACAAAATCAGTAATAGCCGGTGAATAAACTGCACCACCTGCACAAGGTCCCATAATCACTGAAATTTGCGGAATGACTCCAGAATAAATAGAGTTTCGGTAGAAAATATGTCCATAGCCGTCTAAAGAAACAACCCCTTCTTGAATTCTAGCACCACCAGAGTCATTTAAACCGACAAATGGAGCGCCATTCTTAGCAGCTAAATCCATGACATTCGCAATTTTCTTTGCATGCATTTCCCCTAATGCTCCACCAAAAACGGTAAAATCTTGTGAGAATAGATAAATAGGACGTCCATTTACCTTTCCGTAACCTGTAACAACCCCATCACCAGGGCCTTTCATTTCATCCAATCCAAAATCAGTACAACGATGCTCAATAAAAGGATTTAATTCAACAAATGTACCAGGATCTACAAGAAGGTCGATACGCTCCCTTGCTGTTAACTTTCCTTTTTGATGTTGTTTATCAATTCTCTTGTCACCGCCCCCTAATTCTATCTCACGGCGACGATCGTATAAATCACTGATGCAACTATAAATGTCTGTCATCTTACTGTTATTCTCCCTTCTTATTATCCTTTTCACA from Oikeobacillus pervagus includes these protein-coding regions:
- a CDS encoding acyl-CoA carboxylase subunit beta, giving the protein MTDIYSCISDLYDRRREIELGGGDKRIDKQHQKGKLTARERIDLLVDPGTFVELNPFIEHRCTDFGLDEMKGPGDGVVTGYGKVNGRPIYLFSQDFTVFGGALGEMHAKKIANVMDLAAKNGAPFVGLNDSGGARIQEGVVSLDGYGHIFYRNSIYSGVIPQISVIMGPCAGGAVYSPAITDFVFMVDKTSQMFITGPKVIETVTGEKISSEDLGGSKVHNSVSGNAHFRGSSEEEVLEHVRLLLSYLPQNNEELPPIIAEEGEDDRPDIADVVPFDAVRPYDVRKVVQQVVDEGSFLEIQKEFAKNVVIGLARIKGEVVGLVCNQPKFMAGGLDIDSSDKASRFIRFCDSFNIPIITFEDVTGFFPGIKQEHGGIIRHGAKILYAYSEATVPKITVILRKAYGGAYVALNSKSIGADLVYSWPNAEIAVMGPQGAANIIFAKEIAKSENPEETRAQKIEEYREKFANPYVAAARGMVDDVIEPRDTRIKLIQALEMMRKKKEERPKKKHGNIPL